The following proteins are co-located in the Streptococcus anginosus genome:
- a CDS encoding YfcC family protein yields MSEKAKKGFKMPSSYTVLMIIIAIMAVLTWIIPAGQYDADKSGNLITGTYKTVAQNPQGIWDVLMAPIRAMLGKEPTSAAIDVSFFILMVGGFLGVVNETGALDVGIASIVKKYKGREKMLILVLMPLFALGGSTYGMGEETMAFYPLLVPVMMAVGFDSLTAVAIILLGSQIGCLASTLNPFATGIASATAGVGTGDGIVLRLIFFVVMTALGTYFVYRYADKIQKDPTKSLVYSHREEDLKHFNVDAVANVESTLSKKQKQVLVLFVLTFVLMIMSFIPWTDLNVHVFENFNKWLVGIPVIGKIVGTSTSALGTWYFPEGAMLFAVMGIIIGFVYRMKEDRFITVFINGAADLLGVALIVAVARGIQVIMNDGMITATILHWGEVGLKGLSSQVFIVLTYIFYLPMSFLIPSTSGLASATMGIMAPLGKFVNVPASLIITAYQSASGLLNLVTPTSGIVMGALALGRIDLGTWWKFVAKLVAGIFVVSILLLILGTFL; encoded by the coding sequence ATGAGTGAAAAAGCAAAAAAAGGGTTTAAGATGCCGTCATCTTATACCGTTTTGATGATTATCATTGCCATTATGGCAGTATTGACCTGGATTATTCCAGCTGGTCAATATGATGCTGATAAGTCTGGTAATCTAATTACAGGAACTTATAAGACTGTTGCTCAAAATCCACAAGGGATTTGGGATGTCTTAATGGCTCCAATTCGTGCTATGCTTGGGAAAGAACCAACTTCAGCAGCGATTGACGTTTCGTTCTTTATCTTGATGGTTGGTGGTTTCCTTGGAGTAGTCAACGAAACAGGTGCTCTTGATGTAGGGATTGCTTCCATCGTCAAGAAGTACAAGGGTCGTGAAAAGATGTTGATTTTAGTCTTGATGCCTTTGTTTGCTCTTGGCGGATCAACTTATGGTATGGGTGAAGAAACTATGGCTTTCTATCCACTTCTTGTGCCAGTTATGATGGCAGTAGGATTTGATAGTTTGACTGCGGTAGCTATTATCCTTCTTGGTTCTCAAATTGGATGTTTAGCTTCTACTCTAAACCCATTTGCTACAGGTATAGCTTCTGCGACAGCAGGTGTGGGTACTGGTGACGGTATTGTTCTTCGGTTAATCTTCTTTGTTGTGATGACAGCACTTGGTACGTATTTCGTTTATCGTTATGCGGATAAGATTCAAAAAGATCCTACAAAATCTTTGGTTTACAGCCATCGCGAAGAAGATTTGAAACACTTTAATGTAGATGCAGTTGCTAATGTAGAATCTACTCTTAGCAAGAAACAAAAACAAGTGTTGGTACTCTTTGTCTTGACCTTTGTTCTTATGATTATGAGTTTCATTCCGTGGACGGATTTGAACGTACATGTCTTTGAAAACTTCAACAAATGGTTGGTTGGCATTCCTGTAATTGGTAAAATTGTGGGTACATCAACTTCTGCATTAGGTACTTGGTACTTCCCAGAAGGAGCAATGCTTTTTGCAGTTATGGGTATTATCATTGGTTTTGTTTACCGCATGAAAGAAGATCGCTTCATCACTGTATTTATCAATGGTGCAGCTGATTTGCTTGGTGTTGCACTTATCGTAGCTGTTGCTCGTGGTATTCAAGTCATCATGAACGATGGTATGATTACGGCTACAATCCTTCACTGGGGTGAAGTAGGACTCAAGGGTCTATCATCTCAAGTATTTATCGTATTGACTTACATTTTCTATCTGCCAATGTCATTCCTTATCCCATCAACATCTGGTCTTGCCAGTGCAACAATGGGTATCATGGCACCTCTTGGAAAATTCGTCAACGTTCCAGCAAGCTTGATTATCACTGCTTACCAATCTGCTTCTGGTCTTTTGAACCTTGTTACTCCAACATCTGGTATCGTTATGGGAGCACTTGCTCTTGGACGTATTGATTTGGGTACTTGGTGGAAATTCGTTGCAAAATTGGTTGCGGGAATCTTTGTAGTAAGTATTCTACTTCTTATTTTAGGAACTTTCTTATAA
- a CDS encoding Crp/Fnr family transcriptional regulator, with translation MINKEHYRYIREHPAFENLPVEHFDKIAVEIQFRKVPKGQIIFFSGDKRERLFLIYKGYVRIEQYDQTDSFNYIDYVKENTMFPYGGMFEDETYHYSGVSVTDLEYFSIPVDLYEYYSKQTIKQTLFITHKLSNILRFHELRLRNSVLASATERVIQAISILCIDFCQDRDDIPFALSMKELAKLGATTRETVNQVLKKLTEENIIQYKRKKLVFLDKEYFLKYFEDM, from the coding sequence ATGATTAACAAAGAGCATTATCGTTACATTAGGGAACATCCTGCTTTTGAAAATTTACCAGTTGAACATTTTGATAAAATAGCGGTTGAGATTCAATTTCGTAAAGTACCAAAAGGACAGATTATTTTCTTTTCTGGCGATAAACGAGAGCGACTTTTTTTGATTTATAAAGGCTATGTTCGCATTGAACAGTACGACCAGACAGATTCATTTAATTACATTGATTATGTGAAAGAAAATACCATGTTTCCTTATGGTGGTATGTTTGAAGATGAGACTTACCACTATTCTGGCGTATCTGTGACAGATTTGGAATATTTTTCGATTCCTGTTGACTTGTATGAATATTATTCTAAGCAAACTATAAAGCAAACGTTATTCATTACACATAAGTTGTCAAATATTTTGCGTTTCCATGAATTACGCTTGCGAAACTCTGTTTTGGCTAGTGCGACAGAGCGAGTTATTCAAGCGATTTCAATTTTATGTATTGATTTTTGCCAAGATAGAGATGATATTCCTTTTGCACTTAGTATGAAAGAACTAGCTAAACTAGGTGCAACTACTCGTGAAACAGTTAATCAAGTGTTGAAAAAATTAACAGAAGAAAACATTATTCAATATAAACGAAAGAAACTAGTCTTTTTGGATAAAGAATACTTTTTAAAATATTTTGAAGATATGTAA
- a CDS encoding serine hydrolase, producing the protein MSKKTIILCLIGCFMICGVLVLSAVHFGQARKPHHTKVAKSYTVSQEKKKSSSKESKPATTRVPTKSMEEKQKVMEADLPVMGAYGLYYDYANLNLVQVVQAYLDEMGIDHSQVAFSYKDLTSGQTYAMNETQPMTAGSTYKLPLNMLVVDEVEKGNLSLTERFDITHTRYEYIGEHNNYVAAFNGTMNIPEMQEYSLLYSENTPAYALAECLGGLDKAYTMYQRYGKGKGEIKTINQQNQTTTDYYIQVLDYLWKHQEKYKDILYYIGESFPNEYYKRYVRDIPIYQKPGYVAEALNVDAVVCEEKPYLIALYTAGLGGTTSESDEISGVGITQVGQLAYVINEWHRVNIN; encoded by the coding sequence GTGAGTAAAAAGACAATAATTCTTTGTTTGATTGGTTGCTTTATGATATGTGGTGTGTTGGTGTTAAGTGCTGTGCACTTTGGGCAAGCTAGAAAGCCACATCATACGAAGGTAGCTAAAAGTTACACAGTTAGTCAAGAAAAGAAAAAAAGTTCGTCAAAAGAGTCGAAACCAGCAACTACTCGTGTTCCAACAAAAAGTATGGAAGAAAAGCAGAAAGTCATGGAAGCTGATTTGCCTGTAATGGGAGCTTATGGTTTGTATTATGATTATGCCAATCTAAATTTGGTTCAAGTCGTACAGGCGTATCTAGATGAGATGGGAATTGATCATTCACAAGTTGCATTTTCTTATAAGGATTTAACGAGTGGGCAAACCTATGCTATGAATGAGACGCAGCCGATGACAGCAGGCTCAACTTACAAATTGCCATTAAATATGTTGGTCGTTGATGAGGTAGAAAAGGGAAATTTATCACTAACCGAGCGGTTTGATATTACACATACTCGCTATGAATATATCGGTGAACACAATAATTACGTAGCGGCATTTAATGGGACAATGAACATTCCTGAGATGCAGGAATACTCTCTTCTCTATTCTGAAAATACACCTGCTTATGCTTTAGCGGAATGCTTAGGTGGCTTGGATAAAGCCTATACGATGTATCAGCGCTATGGAAAAGGAAAGGGCGAGATTAAGACAATCAACCAACAGAATCAAACAACGACGGATTATTATATTCAGGTGTTGGATTATCTTTGGAAACATCAGGAAAAATATAAAGATATTTTGTATTATATCGGTGAGTCTTTTCCAAATGAATACTATAAACGATATGTAAGAGACATTCCAATCTACCAAAAGCCAGGTTATGTTGCAGAGGCATTAAATGTAGACGCAGTTGTGTGTGAGGAAAAGCCTTATTTGATTGCCCTTTATACAGCAGGACTGGGAGGAACGACTTCAGAGAGTGATGAAATCAGCGGTGTTGGTATTACGCAAGTTGGGCAATTGGCCTATGTCATCAATGAATGGCATCGAGTGAATATAAATTAA
- the arcA gene encoding arginine deiminase, whose protein sequence is MSTHPIHVFSEIGKLKKVMLHRPGKELENLMPDHLERLLFDDIPFLEDAQKEHDAFADALRKEGIEVLYLEKLAAESLTSPEIRNEFIEEYLDEANIRGAQTKVAIRDILHGIEDNLELVEKTMAGFQKAELPEIPEEAKGLTDLVESDYPFAIDPMPNLYFTRDPFATIGNAVSLNHMYSDTRNRETLYGKYIFKYHPVYGGNVDLVYNREETTRIEGGDELVLSKDVLAVGISQRTDAASIEKLLVNIFKKNVGFKKVIAFEFANNRKFMHLDTVFTMVDYDKFTIHPEIEGDLRVYSVTYENEKLHIAEEKGDLAELLAKNLGIDKVHLIRCGGGNTVAAAREQWNDGSNTLTIAPGVVVVYDRNVVTNKILEEYGLRLIKIRGSELVRGRGGPRCMSMPFEREEL, encoded by the coding sequence ATGTCTACACATCCTATTCATGTTTTCTCAGAAATAGGAAAACTGAAAAAAGTTATGCTACATCGTCCTGGTAAAGAGTTGGAAAACTTGATGCCGGATCACTTGGAACGTCTGCTTTTTGACGATATTCCATTCTTGGAAGACGCTCAAAAAGAACATGATGCTTTTGCAGACGCTCTTCGTAAAGAAGGTATTGAAGTTCTTTACCTTGAAAAGTTGGCCGCTGAATCATTGACTTCTCCAGAAATTCGTAACGAATTTATTGAAGAATATCTTGATGAAGCAAATATTCGCGGGGCACAAACAAAAGTGGCTATTCGCGACATTCTTCATGGTATAGAAGACAACCTTGAATTGGTTGAAAAGACAATGGCAGGTTTCCAAAAAGCAGAATTGCCAGAAATTCCTGAAGAAGCTAAAGGATTGACCGACTTAGTAGAATCAGACTATCCATTTGCTATTGACCCAATGCCAAACTTGTACTTCACACGTGACCCATTTGCTACAATTGGTAATGCGGTGTCATTGAACCACATGTACTCAGATACACGTAATCGTGAAACACTTTATGGTAAATACATTTTCAAATACCACCCAGTATATGGTGGCAATGTTGACTTGGTTTATAACCGTGAAGAAACAACTCGTATCGAAGGTGGAGATGAACTTGTTCTTTCTAAAGATGTTCTTGCAGTAGGTATTTCACAACGTACAGACGCAGCATCTATTGAAAAACTTTTGGTCAATATCTTTAAGAAGAATGTTGGCTTCAAGAAAGTGATTGCATTTGAATTCGCTAATAATCGTAAATTCATGCACTTAGATACAGTCTTCACAATGGTTGACTATGACAAGTTCACGATTCACCCAGAAATTGAAGGCGACCTTCGCGTTTACTCTGTTACTTATGAAAATGAAAAACTTCATATTGCAGAAGAAAAAGGCGATTTGGCTGAATTGTTAGCTAAGAATCTTGGTATTGACAAAGTTCATTTGATTCGTTGTGGTGGTGGAAATACTGTTGCTGCTGCTCGTGAACAATGGAACGACGGTTCAAATACCCTTACAATTGCACCAGGCGTGGTAGTGGTATATGACCGTAACGTTGTTACCAACAAGATTCTTGAAGAATACGGACTTCGTTTGATTAAGATTCGCGGAAGTGAATTGGTTCGCGGTCGTGGTGGACCTCGTTGTATGTCAATGCCATTTGAACGTGAAGAACTTTAA
- the argF gene encoding ornithine carbamoyltransferase: protein MTNSVFQGRSFLAEKDFTRAELEYLIGLAAHLKDLKKRNIEHHYLAGKNIALLFEKTSTRTRAAFTTAAIDLGAHPEYLGANDIQLGKKESTEDTAKVLGRMFDGIEFRGFSQRMVEELAEFSGVPVWNGLTDEWHPTQMLADYLTVQENFGRLEGLTLVYCGDGRNNVANSLLVTGAILGVNVHIFSPKELFPAEDIVKLAEGYAKESGAHVLITDNADEAVKGADVLYTDVWVSMGEEDKFAERVALLKPYQVNMDLVKKADNEDLIFLHCLPAFHDTNTVYGKDVAEKFGVEEMEVTDEVFRSKYARQFDQAENRMHTIKAVMAATLGNLYIPKV, encoded by the coding sequence ATGACAAACTCAGTGTTCCAAGGACGCAGCTTCTTGGCAGAAAAAGATTTTACACGTGCAGAATTAGAATATCTTATCGGTTTAGCAGCTCATTTGAAAGATTTGAAAAAGCGCAATATTGAACATCATTACTTAGCAGGTAAAAATATTGCTCTCTTGTTTGAAAAAACTTCAACTCGTACTCGTGCAGCTTTCACAACAGCAGCGATTGACCTTGGTGCTCATCCAGAATACCTAGGAGCTAACGACATCCAACTTGGCAAGAAAGAATCTACTGAAGATACTGCTAAAGTATTGGGACGTATGTTTGATGGAATTGAATTCCGCGGATTCAGCCAACGCATGGTAGAAGAATTAGCAGAATTCTCAGGTGTTCCTGTATGGAATGGTTTGACAGACGAATGGCATCCAACTCAAATGTTAGCTGACTATTTGACAGTTCAAGAAAACTTTGGTCGTTTGGAAGGCTTGACTCTTGTCTACTGTGGTGACGGACGCAATAACGTTGCAAACAGCCTTCTTGTAACAGGTGCTATCCTCGGTGTGAATGTGCACATCTTCTCTCCAAAAGAACTCTTCCCAGCTGAAGATATCGTGAAATTGGCAGAAGGATATGCGAAAGAAAGTGGCGCACATGTCTTAATTACTGACAATGCAGATGAAGCTGTTAAAGGTGCAGATGTCCTTTACACAGACGTTTGGGTATCTATGGGTGAAGAAGACAAATTCGCAGAACGTGTAGCCCTTTTGAAACCTTACCAAGTAAATATGGACTTGGTTAAGAAAGCTGACAATGAAGATTTAATCTTCTTGCACTGCTTACCAGCTTTCCATGATACAAATACTGTCTATGGTAAAGATGTTGCTGAAAAATTCGGCGTTGAAGAAATGGAAGTAACTGACGAAGTATTCCGCAGCAAATACGCTCGCCAATTTGACCAAGCTGAAAACCGTATGCATACTATTAAAGCAGTTATGGCAGCAACTCTTGGTAACCTTTATATTCCAAAAGTATAA
- the arcC gene encoding carbamate kinase codes for MANRKIVVALGGNAILSSDPSAKAQQEALAETASHLVKLIKNGDDLIITHGNGPQVGNLLLQHLAADSEKNPAFPLDSLVAMTEGSIGYWLQNALQNALREEGIEKEVASVVTQVVVDKNDPAFTNLSKPIGPFYTEEEAKAEAEKSGATFKEDAGRGWRKVVASPKPVGIKEIETIRTLINAGHVVVAAGGGGIPVIKEDNGHLAGVEAVIDKDFASQCLAELVEADLFIVLTGVDYVYVNYNKPDQTKLERVNVAQLEEYIKQEQFAPGSMLPKVQAAIAFVNDRLEGEAVITSLENLGALIESESGTIIEKG; via the coding sequence ATGGCAAATCGGAAAATCGTTGTGGCTTTGGGAGGGAATGCCATCCTTTCATCTGATCCGTCAGCAAAAGCACAACAAGAAGCATTAGCAGAAACAGCAAGTCATCTTGTAAAATTGATTAAAAATGGTGACGACTTGATTATCACTCATGGAAATGGACCGCAAGTTGGAAATCTTTTATTGCAACATTTAGCGGCAGATTCTGAAAAAAATCCAGCGTTTCCGCTTGATTCGCTCGTTGCAATGACAGAAGGAAGTATCGGCTACTGGTTGCAAAATGCTCTTCAAAATGCTTTACGTGAAGAAGGTATTGAAAAAGAAGTGGCTTCTGTTGTGACACAAGTCGTGGTTGACAAAAATGACCCAGCTTTCACAAATTTGAGCAAACCAATCGGACCATTCTACACAGAAGAAGAAGCAAAAGCAGAAGCTGAAAAGAGTGGAGCTACTTTCAAAGAAGATGCTGGACGTGGCTGGAGAAAAGTGGTTGCTTCACCAAAACCAGTTGGAATCAAAGAAATTGAAACCATTCGTACGCTTATCAATGCAGGACATGTCGTTGTGGCTGCTGGTGGTGGCGGCATTCCTGTTATCAAGGAAGACAACGGTCATCTTGCCGGCGTAGAAGCAGTAATTGACAAAGACTTTGCTTCACAATGTCTGGCTGAATTGGTCGAAGCAGATCTTTTCATTGTCTTGACAGGTGTGGATTATGTCTATGTCAACTATAATAAACCAGACCAAACCAAGTTAGAGCGTGTTAATGTAGCTCAGCTTGAAGAATACATCAAGCAAGAACAGTTTGCACCAGGAAGTATGTTGCCTAAAGTGCAAGCAGCTATTGCCTTTGTAAATGATCGACTAGAAGGCGAAGCTGTCATTACTTCTCTTGAAAACTTAGGTGCTTTAATTGAGTCTGAAAGCGGAACGATTATTGAAAAGGGATAA